One stretch of Halobaculum marinum DNA includes these proteins:
- the gfo6 gene encoding D-xylose 1-dehydrogenase Gfo6: MFDTTLSAASDRDWDTGAVEDPVRIAIVGCGNYARSVSIPAMVAGTYATPTVAVSGAPDTRASLADEFGLTSIDYDAYEAGAATDEYDAVYVATPNRLHLPHVETAARHGKHVICEKPLEATVERAERLVAACADADVRLMTAYRMQTDPVVRRLREFVAGGGIGDFQRAVGDFTFPVLGGDAGPDQWRLDGHLAGGGALYDVGVYPLNTARFVAGDDPTAVSATTRSPDPAFDEVDQHVDFRVEFGGEDGWVGNFSASFSGHFNTELEFLGTDGRVAVRSAFEPGADREVTVETPDGTLELAEAGADETVAEFDYFAHAVATGADVEPDGADGLVDMRTLAAVQASAATGDRVEL; the protein is encoded by the coding sequence GTGTTCGATACGACGCTCTCGGCGGCGAGCGACCGAGACTGGGACACCGGCGCGGTAGAGGACCCGGTCCGAATCGCGATCGTCGGCTGTGGCAACTACGCGCGGTCGGTGTCGATTCCCGCGATGGTGGCGGGGACGTACGCGACGCCGACCGTCGCGGTCAGCGGCGCCCCCGACACGCGAGCCTCGCTGGCCGACGAGTTCGGCCTCACGTCCATCGACTACGACGCCTACGAAGCGGGGGCCGCGACCGACGAGTACGACGCCGTGTACGTCGCGACGCCGAACCGCCTGCACCTCCCGCACGTCGAGACGGCGGCTCGCCACGGCAAACACGTGATCTGCGAGAAGCCGTTGGAGGCGACCGTCGAGCGTGCCGAACGACTCGTGGCAGCCTGCGCCGACGCGGACGTCCGCCTGATGACGGCCTACCGGATGCAGACCGACCCCGTGGTCCGCCGCCTCCGCGAGTTCGTCGCCGGCGGCGGCATCGGCGACTTCCAGCGCGCGGTCGGCGACTTCACGTTCCCCGTGCTCGGGGGCGACGCGGGGCCGGACCAGTGGCGTCTCGACGGCCACCTCGCGGGCGGCGGCGCGCTGTACGACGTGGGCGTCTACCCGCTCAACACCGCCCGGTTCGTCGCCGGCGACGACCCGACCGCGGTGTCGGCGACGACTCGCTCGCCGGACCCCGCGTTCGACGAGGTTGACCAGCACGTCGACTTCCGTGTCGAGTTCGGCGGCGAGGACGGCTGGGTCGGCAACTTCTCGGCGTCTTTCTCCGGGCACTTCAACACCGAGTTGGAGTTCCTCGGCACCGACGGCCGGGTCGCGGTGCGGTCGGCGTTCGAACCCGGCGCCGACCGCGAGGTGACCGTCGAGACGCCCGACGGCACGCTCGAACTCGCCGAGGCGGGCGCCGACGAGACGGTCGCCGAATTCGACTACTTCGCGCACGCTGTCGCGACGGGTGCCGACGTGGAACCGGACGGCGCCGACGGCCTCGTCGACATGCGCACTCTGGCGGCGGTCCAAGCGTCGGCGGCGACGGGCGACCGGGTGGAACTGTAG
- a CDS encoding carbon-nitrogen family hydrolase codes for MRLALAQIEVREADRKGNLERALDAIERAAADGADLVALPELWNVGYFAFEAYERGAEALGGPTLTRLREAANEHDVALLAGSIVEDLAASAADGESVPADDGLANTAVLFDADGDRLAVYRKHHLFGYESAETRLLTPGEELPVVEVGGLNVAVTTCYDLRFPEQFRVLADEGVELVLVPSAWPYPRVEHWRTLPRARAIENLSYVATVNGSGSFEDADLVGRSTVYDPWGTTLASSGDDPALVVADADPERVATVREEFPALADRRDY; via the coding sequence ATGAGACTAGCGCTCGCACAGATCGAGGTGCGCGAGGCCGACCGCAAGGGCAACCTGGAGCGCGCGCTCGACGCCATCGAACGCGCGGCCGCCGACGGTGCCGACCTCGTCGCCCTGCCGGAATTGTGGAACGTCGGCTACTTCGCGTTCGAGGCGTACGAGCGCGGCGCCGAGGCGCTCGGCGGCCCGACGCTGACGCGCCTACGGGAGGCCGCCAACGAGCACGACGTGGCGCTGCTGGCCGGTTCCATCGTCGAGGACCTCGCCGCGAGCGCCGCCGACGGGGAGTCGGTCCCGGCCGACGACGGCCTCGCGAACACCGCGGTGCTGTTCGACGCCGACGGCGACCGGCTGGCCGTCTACCGCAAGCACCACCTGTTCGGCTACGAGTCTGCCGAGACGCGCCTGCTCACCCCCGGCGAGGAGCTCCCGGTCGTCGAGGTCGGGGGCCTCAACGTGGCGGTGACGACGTGTTACGACCTGCGCTTCCCCGAACAGTTCCGCGTGCTGGCGGACGAGGGGGTCGAACTCGTGCTCGTGCCGAGCGCGTGGCCGTACCCACGGGTCGAGCACTGGCGGACGCTCCCGCGGGCGCGGGCTATCGAGAACCTCTCGTACGTCGCGACGGTGAACGGCTCGGGGAGCTTCGAGGACGCGGACCTCGTCGGTCGCTCGACCGTGTACGACCCGTGGGGGACGACGCTGGCGTCGTCGGGCGACGACCCCGCGCTCGTCGTCGCCGACGCCGACCCCGAGCGCGTCGCCACCGTCCGCGAGGAGTTCCCCGCACTGGCGGACCGGCGCGACTACTGA
- a CDS encoding SRPBCC family protein — translation MTVRVSREFVFDAEPADVWAFISDPAKRAGAISVVDEYEVHDDGTATWHVRLPIPVIRSSIAVDTEEVAKEPPEYVKFVGKSKAFRVTGEHTVSQTDDGRTRLVNEFVVSGRVPGVESFFERRFGEELDNLERALERDLGLA, via the coding sequence ATGACCGTGCGTGTGTCCCGGGAGTTCGTCTTCGACGCGGAGCCGGCGGACGTCTGGGCGTTCATCTCCGACCCGGCCAAGCGCGCCGGCGCGATCAGCGTCGTCGACGAGTACGAGGTCCACGACGACGGCACCGCGACGTGGCACGTGCGACTCCCGATCCCGGTGATCCGGTCGAGCATCGCCGTCGACACCGAGGAAGTCGCGAAGGAGCCGCCCGAGTACGTGAAGTTCGTCGGGAAGTCGAAGGCGTTCCGCGTCACCGGCGAGCACACCGTCTCCCAGACCGACGACGGCCGCACCCGCCTCGTGAACGAGTTCGTCGTCTCCGGGCGCGTCCCCGGCGTCGAGTCGTTCTTCGAGCGGCGCTTCGGCGAGGAACTCGACAACCTCGAACGCGCACTCGAACGCGACCTGGGGTTGGCATGA
- a CDS encoding DUF7123 family protein codes for MTEYTDEEKRILAYLRDSVSRGEEYFRAKNIAEAIGLSAKQVGSRLPTLAEKADEVDIEKWGRARSTTWRVELP; via the coding sequence ATGACGGAGTACACCGACGAGGAGAAACGCATCCTCGCGTACCTGCGCGACAGCGTCTCCCGGGGGGAGGAGTACTTCCGGGCGAAGAACATCGCGGAGGCCATCGGCCTCTCCGCCAAACAGGTCGGCTCGCGACTCCCGACGCTCGCCGAGAAGGCCGACGAGGTCGACATCGAGAAGTGGGGTCGCGCGCGGTCGACCACGTGGCGCGTGGAACTACCCTGA
- a CDS encoding DUF7525 family protein, protein MATETLESDKAIGVSLAFAALAVVGAGFMIAGASQIVMAWGFALAMGAAILAVVAVQAFDA, encoded by the coding sequence ATGGCAACCGAGACCCTCGAAAGCGACAAGGCGATCGGCGTCTCGCTGGCGTTCGCCGCGCTGGCGGTCGTCGGCGCGGGGTTCATGATCGCCGGCGCGTCCCAGATCGTGATGGCGTGGGGGTTCGCGCTGGCGATGGGCGCGGCGATTCTGGCCGTCGTCGCGGTGCAGGCGTTCGACGCCTGA